A genome region from Magnolia sinica isolate HGM2019 chromosome 8, MsV1, whole genome shotgun sequence includes the following:
- the LOC131253002 gene encoding kinesin-like protein KIN-5B: MSFTPDQHRKLGSATASPSPSPSTVQTPRTERRRLEPRWTDGNRQDRDREVNVQVLLRCRPLTDDEQRLNVPKVISCNEQRKEVTVLQSIANKQVDRAFTFDKVFGPKAQQRSIYDQAISPIVNEVLEGFNCTVFAYGQTGTGKTYTMEGGIKNKGGELPVDAGVIPRAVRHIFDALEAQKADYSMKVTFLELYNEEITDLLAPEDCTKFGEDSKQRKPISLMEDGKGGVVVRGLEEEVVYSANEIYNLLERGSAKRRTVETLLNKHSSRSHSIFSITIYIKESNIGDEELIKCGKLNLVDLAGSENISRSGAREGRAREAGEINKSLLTLGRVITALVEHSGHIPYRDSKLTRLLRDSLGGKTKTCIIATISPSPHCLEETLSTLDYASRAKNIKNKPEANQRMSKSVLLKDLYVELERMKQDVRAAREKNGVYIPHERFAQDEAEKKAMSEKIEHLEFDLDLKGKQVDTYKNFYNTEQERNLELQSELRECKMNLKNTNKALEDLQENHRRMILTLEEKEFIISNLLHSENSILERAKELCTDLQTASEDITTLFSKIDCKNKMETENQTLVLTFGSQLEQSLKGLHKAVVGTVSQQHQQLRCMEERVGSFIASKCEATKILEQRIEKMKDTHISRIGAMKELADALQQKASSNIEELKLTVSAQAMAVENFLVTVVSEAELVLHDIHRSLAEQKQLLAFSAQQQEEGLQRTLVSTQAISKATVDFFSDLHGRASKLASILEENQTEKSRQLADFEKTFQEASAKEEKLALEKIAAILANLTSTKRNMVSEALGNMNATSIREKKMLQQEMSGMQQVSTNAKKEWNAYIEKVESQFQEDTYSAARTRTNMEINLQECSKEVDHSRHQWENAQLSIDHLNKRGIAEIDSAVEESIRENHNAHEKFVSVCFSTNVELDSRVSDLLTATKHSLLLDEEATKEMESMSIACSDQLKKMQENHTESITEMRNQADRCLRKEYLVDHATNRTPERRAVTVPSLESIEEMRMPSFDNLVMTMRSTKRSSKGGNVELKQQQPSPRSPLTAIN; the protein is encoded by the exons ATGTCTTTCACGCCGGATCAGCATAGGAAATTGGGATCTGCGACAGCATCCCCATCTCCATCTCCTTCTACGGTTCAGACACCTCGCACTGAAAGGCGGAGACTGGAGCCGAGATGGACGGATGGGAACCGGCAGGATAGAGATCGAGAGGTTAATGTGCAGGTGCTGCTTAGATGCAG ACCATTAACTGATGATGAGCAAAGGTTGAATGTTCCTAAAGTGATATCGTGCAATGAGCAGAGAAAAGAAGTAACCGTTTTGCAAAGTATAGCTAATAAGCAAGTTGATAGGGCTTTCACCTTTGATAAG GTATTTGGGCCAAAGGCGCAACAAAGATCCATATATGACCAAGCCATTTCACCCATTGTTAATGAAGTCCTCGAAGGCTTCAATTGCACTGTTTTTGCCTATGGGCAGACGGGCACTGGTAAAACATATACAATGGAGGGAGGAATAAAGAATAAG GGTGGAGAATTGCCTGTTGATGCTGGGGTAATTCCAAGAGCAGTCCGCCATATATTTGATGCCCTAGAAGCACAAAAGGCTGATTATAGTATGAAAGTTACTTTCTTGGAGCTCTACAATGAAGAGATCACTGACCTATTAGCTCCTGAAGACTGTACTAAATTTGGGGAAGATAGTAAGCAAAGGAAGCCCATTTCTCTTATGGAGGATGGGAAGGGTGGCGTTGTTGTAAGAGGTCTTGAAGAAGAGGTCGTGTATAGTGCAAATGAGATTTATAATCTCTTGGAACGCGGTTCAGCTAAAAGACGCACGGTAGAAACCCTACTAAACAAGCATAGCAG TCGTTCCCATTCTATCTTTTCCATAACCATTTATATAAAAGAATCGAATATAGGAGATGAGGAGCTCATAAAATGTGGGAAACTAAATCTTGTAGATTTGGCAGGCTCAGAGAATATTTCTCGGTCAGGTGCACGAGAG GGTCGGGCAAGGGAAGCGGGGGAGATAAACAAGAGCCTGCTCACCTTGGGGCGTGTCATAACTGCACTTGTGGAACATTCCGGTCATATACCTTACAG GGATAGTAAGCTGACAAGATTATTAAGAGACTCCTTGGGCGGAAAAACAAAAACTTGCATCATAGCAACAATATCTCCCTCTCCCCATTGTTTGGAAGAAACTTTAAGCACGCTAGATTATGCATCTCGTGCAAAGAATATCAAAAACAAACCAGAG GCAAACCAAAGAATGTCCAAGTCTGTGCTTCTCAAGGATTTGTACGTAGAGTTAGAAAGGATGAAACAAG ATGTGCGAGCTGCAAGGGAAAAGAATGGTGTTTACATACCGCATGAAAGATTTGCCCAAGACGAGGCTGAGAAGAAG GCAATGAGCGAGAAGATAGAACACTTGGAGTTTGATCTGGACCTCAAAGGAAAG CAAGTTGATACATATAAAAATTTCTACAATACCGAGCAAGAACGGAACCTAGAGTTGCAAAGTGAGCTGAGGGAATGCAAG ATGAATCTAAAGAACACTAACAAGGCATTAGAAGATCTTCAAGAGAATCACCGGAGAATGATCTTGACATTGGAGGAAAAGGAGTTCATCATCTCAAATCTACTCCATTCAG AGAATTCTATACTTGAACGGGCAAAGGAGCTTTGTACTGATTTACAAACTGCATCGGAGGATATAACTACTCTGTTTTCCAAAATAG ATTGCAAAAACAAGATGGAAACAGAAAACCAGACATTGGTGTTGACGTTTGGATCGCAGCTTGAACAGAGCTTAAAAGGCTTGCACAAGGCAGTTGTAGGCACGGTTTCCCAACAGCATCAACAGCTGAGGTGCATGGAAGAGCGTGTAGGCTCGTTCATTGCAAGTAAATGCGAG GCAACCAAAATCTTGGAACAACGGATTGAGAAAATGAAAGATACGCATATTTCAAGAATCGGTGCCATGAAGGAGCTTGCCGATGCATTACAACAGAAAGCTTCCTCAAACATTGAGGAGCTGAAATTAACAGTATCTGCTCAGGCAATGGCTGTTGAGAAC TTCTTGGTCACCGTAGTTTCAGAGGCTGAGTTGGTTCTTCATGATATCCATCGTTCCCTTGCCGAACAAAAACAGCTACTGGCTTTCTCTGCTCAACAACAAGAGGAG GGACTGCAAAGGACTCTAGTATCAACACAGGCAATATCAAAGGCAACAGTCGACTTCTTCAGTGACCTTCATGGCCGTGCTTCTAAACTAGCATCGATCCTTGaagaaaatcaaacagaaaaatccCGCCAGTTAGCAGATTTTGAGAAGACATTTCAG GAAGCATCTGCTAAAGAGGAGAAATTGGCGCTTGAAAAGATTGCTGCGATATTAGCAAATTTGACATCTACCAAGAGAAATATG GTCTCAGAGGCATTGGGAAACATGAATGCCACAAGCATTAGAGAGAAAAAGATGTTACAGCAAGAGATGTCTGGCATGCAGCAAGTTTCTACCAATGCTAAAAAGGAATGGAATGCATATATAGAGAAGGTAGAAAGCCAGTTCCAGGAAGATACATACTCAGCAGCTCGCACCAGGACTAATATGGAAATCAATCTCCAAGAATG CTCAAAGGAAGTGGACCATTCTAGGCATCAGTGGGAGAATGCTCAGCTATCCATTGATCATCTTAACAAGAGAGGCATTGCAGAGATAGACTCTGCCGTAGA AGAAAGCATTCGTGAAAATCACAATGCACATGAAAAATTCGTATCCGTATGCTTCTCTACCAATGTGGAACTTGATTCCAGAGTCTCCGATCTGCTGACCGCCACTAAAC ATTCGCTACTGCTGGATGAAGAAGCTACAAAGGAAATGGAATCAATGTCAATTGCATGCTCAGATCAGTTGAAAAAAATGCAAGAAAACCACACGGAGAGCATAACAGAGATGAGAAACCAGGCCGACCGGTGCCTTAGAAAAGAGTACTTG GTCGACCATGCAACAAATAGAACCCCCGAGAGACGAGCAGTTACAGTTCCTAGCTTAGAATCCATTGAAGAAATGAGGATGCCTTCATTTGATAATCTGGTGATGACCATGAGATCAACAAAGAGATCTTCGAAAGGGGGTAATGTGGAACTCAAGCAGCAGCAACCATCGCCGAGATCTCCTCTCACCGCCATCAATTGA